A single genomic interval of Prunus dulcis chromosome 5, ALMONDv2, whole genome shotgun sequence harbors:
- the LOC117627388 gene encoding protein P21-like: protein MSILKNLPAFCILCATLFFASTNAARFDIRNNCPFTVWAAAAPGGGRQLNRGQSWALDVRAGTQGARIWARTGCSFDGAGRGRCQTGDCGGVLQCQAYGQPPNTLAEYALNQYNNLDFFDISLVDGFNVPMDFSPTSNGCTKGIRCTADINRQCPNQLRAQGGCNNPCTVFRTDQYCCNSGSCGPTDLSRFFKDRCPSAYSYPKDDPTSTFTCPGGTNYRVVFCP from the coding sequence ATGAGCATCCTCAAGAACCTCCCAGCCTTCTGCATCCTATGTGCCACTCTCTTCTTTGCATCAACCAATGCAGCTAGATTCGATATCCGAAACAACTGCCCCTTCACAGTCTGGGCAGCAGCCGCGCCAGGCGGTGGACGCCAACTTAATAGAGGCCAAAGTTGGGCCCTAGATGTGCGTGCCGGAACCCAAGGGGCTCGCATTTGGGCCCGAACCGGATGCAGCTTTGATGGAGCCGGACGTGGGAGATGTCAAACAGGTGATTGTGGGGGTGTCCTCCAATGCCAAGCCTATGGCCAACCTCCAAACACCCTAGCTGAGTACGCCCTTAACCAGTACAACAACTTGGATTTCTTTGACATTTCCCTTGTTGATGGCTTCAACGTCCCTATGGACTTTAGCCCCACGTCTAATGGGTGCACCAAGGGCATCAGATGTACCGCTGATATTAATAGGCAGTGTCCTAACCAACTGAGGGCTCAAGGAGGCTGCAACAACCCTTGCACTGTGTTCAGGACTGATCAATATTGCTGCAATTCTGGGAGCTGTGGCCCAACAGACTTGTCTAGGTTTTTTAAGGATCGGTGCCCGAGTGCTTATAGCTACCCTAAGGATGATCCAACGAGCACATTTACATGCCCTGGCGGGACCAACTATAGGGTTGTGTTCTGCCCATGA